The Chryseobacterium sp. LJ668 genome segment GGTGACGGTGCAGGAATTGCGGCTGGTGTACTGTCAACTTTAGCAGTAGAATCCGTAACTGTAGGAGCAGCAGGCTCTTCCAGCATAATGTTGCTATCTTGTGTAGACTTTTCTTCTTTCTTTGAGCAGCTTACTGCGAATAAACTTCCGATAAATGCGATTGCTAGTACTTTTTTCATATGTTCAACTTTTATTTAAGATCGTGAAACCCTACTTTTTAGTATAAAGAGTTTTTATTTGAAGGCAAAAATATAAAAATTAACTTTTAAATGAGACGGTTCAGGACTTTTTTAAATCACATTTAAATTTTCTTTTATTTTTTGTTTCATATATTAAAAAATTATTTACATTTGTCTAATGTTTAATACAAGCAACAATTTTTGGTGGTGGCACTCAAACTCTTCGTCGGGTCTGAAGCTATTATCTTGTTGCTAATTCACAGCAAGAATATTATAGAAAATATATAGACTTTGACGATTTCGTTGAAGTCTTTTTTTTGTCAACTATTTAAAATAAATTAAATGTTTACCAACAAAATCCACATAAAAACCACATCCAGAAAATCATTGGGTGACCTTCAAACCCCGATGAATATTTATCTTCAGATCAGAGATAAGTTCAGAGACACTATTCTATTGGAAAGTTCGGATATTAAAAGTACAGACAGTAACTTTTCGTTTATTGCGATTAATGCGATTGCAGGAATTGAGATCAAAAATCATCATGAATTTGAAATAAAATTCCCCAATGCAAACCCTGAAAAAAAGTCTTTGGAAAATATCAAAGTGACTGATCTGCTCAATGATTTTTCGAAAGTTTTTGTCTGTGAAAAAACAAACCAAAAAATTGAGGAGACGGCTCAGAGTCTTTTTGGTTACACAAGTTTTGATGCCGTTCCCCTTTTTGAGAAAATCGATTTTAAACCACAAAGTGAAGAAGTTGAAATCCCGATTCTCCGTTACAGACTTTATCAATATGTGATTGCGATCAATCATTACAATGACGAAATGCATTTAATTGAAAATCAAATCGATGGTGTAAAATCTGAAGCATATACTTTAGAAAATTTTATTAAAAATAAAAATTCGGTTGCTTTTCCTTTTGAAAAAATAGATGATGAGACATCAAATCTTACCGATGAAGAATATCTTGATTTAGTAGACCTTGCACAAAAACACTGCCAACGAGGCGATGTTTTCCAGCTGGTTTTAAGCAGAAGATTCCAGCAGAAATTTAGAGGTGACGAGTTCAATGTTTATCGTGCTTTGCGAAATATCAATCCTTCGCCTTATCTTTTCTTTTTTGATTATGGAAATTACAAATTATTCGGATCTAGTCCTGAAAGCCAGCTGATTATTAAAAACAACAAAGCCATCATTCATCCTATTGCCGGAACGTTTAAAAGAACAGGAAATTTTGAGGAAGATCTGCAGTCTGTAGAAAATTTGAAAAATGATGCAAAGGAAAATGCAGAACATACGATGTTGGTTGATTTGGCCCGAAATGATCTTGGAAAAATGGGGAAAAATGTGACCGTGACTAAGCTTAAAGAAATTCAGCTTTTCTCTCATGTTATTCATATGGTGAGCGAGGTTACTGCTGATTTAGAGGAAAATATCAATCCTTTTGAAGTCGTTTCTGCCACCTTTCCACAAGGAACCTTAAGCGGAGCCCCGAAATATAAAGCTCTTGAGCTCATCAACGAATATGAAAAGGATTCCCGTGGTTATTATGGCGGATGTATCGGGATGATTGGTCTTAATGGCGACTGCAATCAGGCGATTATGATCAGAACTTTTTTAAGCAAAAAC includes the following:
- a CDS encoding anthranilate synthase component I family protein, encoding MFTNKIHIKTTSRKSLGDLQTPMNIYLQIRDKFRDTILLESSDIKSTDSNFSFIAINAIAGIEIKNHHEFEIKFPNANPEKKSLENIKVTDLLNDFSKVFVCEKTNQKIEETAQSLFGYTSFDAVPLFEKIDFKPQSEEVEIPILRYRLYQYVIAINHYNDEMHLIENQIDGVKSEAYTLENFIKNKNSVAFPFEKIDDETSNLTDEEYLDLVDLAQKHCQRGDVFQLVLSRRFQQKFRGDEFNVYRALRNINPSPYLFFFDYGNYKLFGSSPESQLIIKNNKAIIHPIAGTFKRTGNFEEDLQSVENLKNDAKENAEHTMLVDLARNDLGKMGKNVTVTKLKEIQLFSHVIHMVSEVTADLEENINPFEVVSATFPQGTLSGAPKYKALELINEYEKDSRGYYGGCIGMIGLNGDCNQAIMIRTFLSKNNTLYYQAGAGLVAKSTPQNELEEVNNKLNALKKAVEKAERLGSY